A section of the Streptomyces xinghaiensis S187 genome encodes:
- a CDS encoding D-glycero-alpha-D-manno-heptose-1,7-bisphosphate 7-phosphatase yields MPITTVPHKAPALPEGPWLFAPGEPPRPPRAPSGPPRAVLFDRDGTLVEDVPYNGDPALVRLMPYAREALAAVRAHGAAAGVVSNQSGVARGLLTRGQVEAVRRRVEELLGPFGVWAVCPHGPGDGCGCRKPAPGLVLAACARLGVTPEETVVIGDIGADLGAARAAGARGVLVPTPVTRSEEADAAPERAADLLAAVRLALGHRASGPDRPPRDVRPSGGGGAP; encoded by the coding sequence GTGCCGATCACCACAGTCCCCCACAAGGCCCCGGCGCTCCCCGAGGGCCCGTGGCTGTTCGCACCGGGCGAGCCGCCACGACCCCCTCGCGCGCCCTCGGGCCCCCCGCGAGCCGTCCTGTTCGACCGCGACGGCACGCTCGTCGAGGACGTCCCGTACAACGGCGACCCCGCGCTCGTACGGCTGATGCCGTACGCACGGGAGGCGCTGGCGGCGGTACGGGCCCACGGAGCCGCTGCCGGCGTGGTGAGCAACCAGTCCGGCGTGGCCCGTGGGCTGCTCACCCGGGGCCAGGTCGAGGCCGTGCGGCGCCGGGTCGAGGAACTGCTCGGACCGTTCGGCGTGTGGGCCGTCTGCCCGCACGGGCCCGGCGACGGCTGCGGCTGCCGCAAGCCGGCGCCCGGACTCGTGCTCGCCGCCTGCGCGCGGCTCGGTGTGACGCCGGAGGAGACGGTGGTCATCGGCGACATCGGCGCCGACCTGGGCGCGGCCCGCGCGGCCGGTGCCCGGGGTGTCCTGGTGCCCACCCCCGTGACCCGCTCCGAGGAGGCCGACGCGGCCCCGGAGCGCGCGGCCGACCTGCTGGCGGCGGTCCGCCTGGCCCTCGGCCACCGGGCGTCCGGGCCGGACCGTCCGCCCCGGGATGTCCGGCCCTCCGGCGGGGGAGGTGCCCCGTGA